A section of the Humulus lupulus chromosome 2, drHumLupu1.1, whole genome shotgun sequence genome encodes:
- the LOC133817166 gene encoding BAG family molecular chaperone regulator 3, which translates to MIKLRSTKKYFGRSSSKLSSKALKGAENQKELGANNNIAEIKWELRPGGMLVQRRESGQSDGEGLITIRVSTVSQWHDISIESTSTFGELKMILSLVTGMEPREQRLLFKGKERDDGDYLHMVGVRDKDKVLLLQDPAIKEMKLLAQPITNSCYTIRV; encoded by the exons ATGATCAAGTTGAGGTCAACAAAGAAGTACTTTGGAAGAAGCAGCTCTAAGCTTAGCAGTAAAGCACTAAAAGGAGCTGAAAATCAaaaggaattgggagcaaataaTAATATTGCTGAAATCAAATGGGAGCTTAGGCCAGGTGGTATGCTTGTTCAAAGGAGAGAAAGTGGTCAAAGTGATGGAGAAGGACTAATTACCATTAGAGTCTCCACTGTCTCACAATGGCATGACATATCTATTGAATCCACTTCTACTTTTG GGGAATTGAAGATGATATTGTCATTGGTGACTGGTATGGAGCCAAGAGAACAAAGGCTATTGTTCAAAGGGAAAGAGAGAGATGATGGTGATTACTTACACATGGTTGGGGTTAGAGACAAGGACAAAGTGCTCTTGCTACAAGATCCAGCTATCAAGGAAATGAAGCTTCTTGCCCAACCCATTACAAACTCTTGCTATACCATTAGggtatga